Proteins encoded within one genomic window of Mesobacillus subterraneus:
- the hfq gene encoding RNA chaperone Hfq: MKQVNIQDQYLNQLRKDNINVTVFLLNGFQLRGQIKGFDNFTVLFESEGKQQLVYKHAISTFAPQKNVQIDFEGQA; the protein is encoded by the coding sequence ATGAAACAAGTGAACATTCAGGACCAGTATTTAAACCAGCTACGCAAGGACAATATCAATGTGACCGTCTTCTTATTGAACGGATTTCAATTGAGAGGCCAGATTAAGGGATTTGATAACTTTACAGTGCTTTTTGAATCAGAAGGAAAACAGCAGCTTGTCTATAAGCATGCGATCTCAACATTCGCGCCGCAAAAGAATGTACAGATCGATTTTGAGGGGCAAGCTTAA